TATATGGAGAAAAACGGCGGGATCACAGGACAGTCAACTGAAATAGTGGAAGAAATATTATCAAGGCTCAACAAGAAAGCAGCAATAGAACTCCTATCCTGGTCAAAAGGCTATAATGCAGCACTGACAGAACCAAATGCCGTATTATACTCAATGGGAATTAATGAAGAGAGGAGACCGCTTTTCAAATGGGCAGGCCCGATTGGATCATTTGATTACGTGCTTTACGCAAAGTCAGGCTCCGGAATTGAGATAAACAGCCTGGATGCCGCAAAAAAAGCAGGCAAAATCGGGGTTGTAAAGGATGACGCCCGCCAGCAGTTCCTTTCAGACAGTGATTTCCAAAACCTTGCCATTCTTGCAGATGACGAAACCTGTATTAAAGAGCTAATGAAAGGAGAAATTGATCTCTGGTTTGGGAGCAGTCAGAACGCCGAATATCTCGCAGAAAAAGCAGGATATTCATCAGGGGATATTATTCCGGTATATCCGGTCAGGAGCAATGAACTCTATATTGCATTTAACCCGGAAATTCCGGAAGATACCGTTGAAAAATGGCAGAACGCCATTAATTCTATGAAAGCAGACGGGACATATGACGCGATTCTTGATAAATATGGCAATGTTGGAGAATATCCGGTCAAATCTCCGGATATAATAAGTTCAGAGACTGATCCAACACTTACTGCCGTAATTTCAGTAACAGAAGGTCAGATAAAAAGCATTCTTCGCCCCTTTGAAGTGCTCGCTATGACTGATGAAGTCCGCTCAGGAGAATGGGAGAAGATTAAACCTCTGTTAATAACTCTTGAAGAGAAAGAACCGGATGCCAGACTGTGGTATGCCAATACCGACGGCTCATATTACACTGTTGTGGATGACCTTGCAGATTCAAACCTTAAGGAGAGATCATATTTCCCGGTTGTGCTATCCGGAGAAGAGTCAGTAGGGACAGTCGTAATTAGTCACTCCACCGGAAAAAATGCCGCTATTGTTGCTGTACCTGTAATTTTGAACGGAGAAGTGACCGGTATCCTGGGGGCATCGGTATATGCTGACAGCGTAGCTGAAACACTCAATGAAAAACTTCCTGCTTCAGCAGTCTATTATGCAATAGACAATGAAGGTAAATTCGCACTAAGTTCAGGGAAAGGAGAGATTTTACAGAGCATATCACAGATAACCGAAAATAATTCCTTTGAAAGAGCGGTTGATAAAATGCTTTCAGAAGAGAGCGGAACTGTGGAATATGAGAAAGATGGCAGAATGTGGACCGCCATATTCAGGAGATCACAGCTTACAGGATGGCATTTTGCAGTTGCAAAAGTCAAATGATATGAAGAACGGGCATTATTGTATCCCAAAAATTATAATAACTCAGATATGAGAGAACAAATGGGATTTTAGAGGAGAAATCCTTCCAAAATCCGGACCCGGATTATTTCAGGCAGTAAGATTAACCTGAAATTAATTTAACTTTTTCAAGAACGGCTTCAGCATGCCCTTTTACTCTAACCTTACGCCAGATATTTCTGATTTTTCCTTCCGGATCTATCAGGAAAGTGCTTCTCTCAACACCCAGAAATGAGTTGCCAAACATCTTCTTCTGCTTCCAGACACCATATTTTTCAAGCACTTCATGCCCGGGATCAGAAAGCAGCAGAATGGAAAGCGAATGCTTCTCAGCAAATTTCCTGTGACTCTCGCAGGAATCGGGACTGATTCCAACAATAACCGTATTAAGTGAACGGAATTCATCCTCCATAGCCGTAAATGTCTCAGCTTCCATTGAACAGCCGGGTGTGTTGTCCTTCGGATAGAAATATAAGACCACCCACTTTCCCTTAAATACAGGCAGGCAGACTTCCATCTCCTTCATATCCTTCAGACAGAATTCGGGAGCATTATCACCATCTTTCAAATCAGCCATAATTTATAACACCTGATTAGCAGGGTTGTCTTCAGAGGATATAATATTTAGCAGGAATTTTTAGAATTGATAAAATTTCCGGAACAAAATAACATTACTGCCAAATCTGAATCATTCCTGACCTGACTGACCGCATTATGCTTTGGATCAGATATGAAATACACAGTATAGCCGGAATATACGGGTAGATATTCTATATAACCATATTGTGAAAACCTCAAATAAACATAAAATTAATTGTAAAACAGTACATCTGTCACCCCATAAATAGTCAGAATAATGAATTTATCCGGATAAATATGAGCCTGAAAATCACAGACTCTCCGGTAAATAAGAAAAATTATGACACAACAGAGACATTCTGAGATTCACAGAATAACCCGGGAGAAACTGCAATGAACAGACAGAACTATTTCACATCGGAAAACAGCCTGATGAAGGATATAATAGATAAATCCCCATACAAATTTATAATTACAGATAAATCCGGAAAAATAATCTATCTAAATAAAAAGGCAGAAAATATCTCCGGAATGACCCTTAATCAACCCTTCAGGCTCGAAGAAATTAGATTGCCAACCGGAAAAAAGGTCAGTGACTTTGAAGAACTCCGTCTGATGCTTGAAAAATGGAATGAAGAACCGGTTAGAAGCAGAGGTGAAAGCAGCAGTAATGACGATACATTCTCCTTTGAATCCTGGTTTAAACACGAAAATAAAGGGAATTATCCTGTTAAAATAACTGCAAAAATACTTAAAGAAAGTAAAATCTCATCCGAATGTCAGGGCTGCATCTGTTTTTATGCAGAAGACATCTCCGGCAGAAAAAAGACGGAAGAAGCACTGTTAAAATCCGAGAAGGATAAAACAACAATATTAAAC
The sequence above is a segment of the Methanoplanus limicola DSM 2279 genome. Coding sequences within it:
- the bcp gene encoding thioredoxin-dependent thiol peroxidase, producing the protein MADLKDGDNAPEFCLKDMKEMEVCLPVFKGKWVVLYFYPKDNTPGCSMEAETFTAMEDEFRSLNTVIVGISPDSCESHRKFAEKHSLSILLLSDPGHEVLEKYGVWKQKKMFGNSFLGVERSTFLIDPEGKIRNIWRKVRVKGHAEAVLEKVKLISG
- a CDS encoding transporter substrate-binding domain-containing protein; protein product: MRYSGICALIIIMTALSAAICGCTAEDSSSAPIATEKSVSESDLRIMTEEFPPFSYMEKNGGITGQSTEIVEEILSRLNKKAAIELLSWSKGYNAALTEPNAVLYSMGINEERRPLFKWAGPIGSFDYVLYAKSGSGIEINSLDAAKKAGKIGVVKDDARQQFLSDSDFQNLAILADDETCIKELMKGEIDLWFGSSQNAEYLAEKAGYSSGDIIPVYPVRSNELYIAFNPEIPEDTVEKWQNAINSMKADGTYDAILDKYGNVGEYPVKSPDIISSETDPTLTAVISVTEGQIKSILRPFEVLAMTDEVRSGEWEKIKPLLITLEEKEPDARLWYANTDGSYYTVVDDLADSNLKERSYFPVVLSGEESVGTVVISHSTGKNAAIVAVPVILNGEVTGILGASVYADSVAETLNEKLPASAVYYAIDNEGKFALSSGKGEILQSISQITENNSFERAVDKMLSEESGTVEYEKDGRMWTAIFRRSQLTGWHFAVAKVK